In Deinococcus irradiatisoli, the genomic stretch GGGTGTCGCCGGCCCGAACGGTATAGCGCGCAGGACTGCGGCTGGCCCCTGATTGGGCCACCGGTTTGGGTGGCGCAACGGGCCTGGCCGGGGGCGGAGGCGCCGGCAGCGGCCCGCCGGTGCGCAGCACCTGACCCGGCCGGATCAGGGTGCCCTTCAGCCCATTGAGGGCCTGCAAGCGCTCGACGCTGACGCCGCTGCGCTGGGAAATGGCAAAGAGGGTGTCACCTTTCTTGACGGTCACGGCGGCCAGCGCCGGTGTGCTGAGGGCGCCGAGCATGATCACGGAAAACAGAAGCGTTGGACGGCACACAACGGCCATCCCATCACGAAAGGCTCATCTGCACGTGAGTACCGGCTGACCGACGTTGACCAAGGCAGAAGTTGTCTAGAGGTATTGCTGGCGCTTCAGCGGCGCTCCTGGGCTGCCAGAAAGTCCAGCACCGCCTGACGGGTGCCGCCCAGGAAGGTCAGGTTGCGGGCCAGCGCCGCCACGATGGTGACGTGGTTGAGGCCTGGCAGCACGGTGTACGTCACCGGCACGCCCGCCGCCTGCAGGGCCGCGCGCATCTTCTCGCCGTTGGAGGGGTCCACCGTGGTGTCACCTGCGGCCACCAGCAGCAGGTGCGGCGGCGCATCGGGCCGGAGATGGCGGCTGGGCAGGATCTCGGCCGGGTCGCTGCCGACGGGGAAAGCGTTCTTGCTGGGGTACTGGCGGAAGTCGTAATCGTAGGGGCCGGCGATGCCGACCACGCCGTGCACGGTGTTGATCGGCACGCCGACCTCGTTCAGCCAGCGGGCGTTGTCGACCACCTCGGCGGCGTTGAAGGCCCCGGCCGAGTGGCCCACCACGTACAGGTCCCGCCCGTTGCCGCCGTATCCGGCGGCGTTGTCCTGCAGCCATTTGAGGGCTTGGGCCGCGTCCTGGATGTAGTCGGGGTAGGGGTGCTGTGGGGCCAGACGGTAACTCATCACTGCCGTGACGTACCCGGCCCGCGCCAGACTGTCGCCGGCAAAGACGTACTCGTTCTTGTCGCCGCTGGTCCACGAACCGCCGTGAATGAACAGCACCACCGGCCGCTGGCTGGCCTGCGCGGGCGCGTAGATGTCCAGCACGTTGCGCGGATCGGGGCCGTAATGCAGGTTGCGGGTGACATTCAGGCCGCTGAGGCTGGTGGTGCGGTTGAGGGTGGCGGCCGGGTTGCAGGCGGTGATCAGCAGACCGGCCACGAGCAGCGGCAAAGCGAGGAAGCGGCGTTTCATACGGTCAGGCTAAGCGACGCGGCCCCGGCGCGATTGGCTGCCATCTCGCTGTTGGACTTTTGAAGGCAGCGAAAGGGCCACGCCCAGGAGGACCAATCCCCGAGCGCGGCCCCGTGCTGATCAGGTGTTAGGGCAGCGTCTTGATAAAGGCGTGAATATCGTTGATGTCGCCGTCACTCAGCTGTTCTTTGGTAAAACGCGGCATGGTGGCGTTGAGGGTATGGTCCGGTGCCTGACCCTGGCGCAGGGCGGCCATGAACTGCGTTTCGTCCCATGATTTGGGACCGTCGGCCGTGGTCAGGTTGGCCCCGACGCCGCCCTTGCCGCCGGCGCCGTGACATACCGCGCAGTTGACGGCCGGGTTCTTGGCACCGGTAAAAAGGAGCTTGCCGCCGGCTGCGTCTCCGCTGCCCGCCGTGCTGGCCGCATTCGCCTGGGTGTCACCCGCGGCGCTGCTGCCCGAGCTGTTCATGCTGTCGCTGCCGGCATTGCTGCTTGAGGCGTCGCTGCCCGCACTGGTCGCGCCCGGTGCCGGCTGATCGCCGGAAGGGTTGGTGGCGCTGGTTGGGTTGGCGGTATTGAGGGTGGGCGACTTGCCCGAGGGCAATTCTTTGGACTGCACGAACGCGCCCTGGGACGCGCTGGCCTGCCCGGCCGGCTGGTTGCTGCCGTTGGGCAGCGTGGAGCCCTGGCCACTGGCATCGTTCTGGGCCGCCGCCGGCACGTTGTCGGCCGAGCCGCCGTTGCCGGCCGCTGCGCCGCCGCTCACCGCCATCCCGTTGCCGGAACCCGACGCGCCGTTGCCCTGCGTGTCGGCGGTATCGGGGTTCTTGCCGGGCCGACCCGCCGCGTTCGGATCGGGAATGGTGGTGGATTCGTTGGGCGCGAGGTTGGCCGCCTGGTCCGAGTTCCCGTTCTGCGGCTCGACGGCGGTGGTCGTGTCGCCGGAAGCGCCGCTCGCGCCGGCATCCGTGTTCACGGCGTCATTGTTCATCTGGGCAATCGGGCTTTCCTGCGCCTCGGTGGTGGGCGCCTCGGAAGTCTGGGTCGTCTGCTCTTCCGGCTGTGTTCCGAGCCGGTACGCGGTATAGCCGCCGCCCAGCGTGCCCACCAAAAGCAGCGCTACAGACACGATAAAAGCGTTTCTCATGAGTTTTACCCTAGCACACGGTCAGGGGCGCTTTGACCCTCCTGAACACCGTCTGAACGCGGCCACAAGACCGCTCTCAGACCCATCAAACAAACCCGGCGGTAGTGCTGCAGGTCCGGCTCGGCGTCGGACAAAAAGCGCATGCTCAGTCCGTCGACCAGGGCACGCAGCTGCCAGGCCCGCGCCTCGGTTTCTGCCGGGCCGCCGGGCGTGCCCAGGCGAGCCAGCTCGGCGTCGAGGCTTAGGTTGGCCGCCACGAACTGGCGCTGCACCGCCATCAGCGCTTCGTCGCGGGCCGCCGCCGAGAGGAGGTCGAGCGACACGGTGTAAAAGCGCCGGGTGTTCACGATGCCGTAAAACTGGTTGTCCACGTAGGCGCGCAGCTTGGCCTCGGGCGTGGGGGCCAGCCGCAGTGCCCGGCGGGTGGCGGCGCTCACCGTGCGCACGAACCGGCGCATCACGGCGGCCAGCAGCTCTTCCTTGCTGCCGAAATGGTAGACCAGGGTGCCTTTGCTGACCCCGGCCCTCAGCGCGATATCGGCCAGGGTCACGTTGGCAAAGCCGTAATCGAAGATCGCCTGATAAGCGGCCTGCTCCAGCGCGGCGCGGCGCAGCCGCTCTTGCACAGGATCGACGCGCCGGGCCATGCCGGCAGTCTAGCGGGATTTGCTGGCCCCCGACCGCCTGGACACCTGGCCCGGCGCCGCGCCCCTATACTTCTCCCCGTGAGCCGCCTGCAGCCGCGCCCCCTGACGCTCAGCACCCTGCCGCTGCGGCGGGTGGTGCTGGTGTCGCGCCCGGCCTT encodes the following:
- a CDS encoding c-type cytochrome encodes the protein MRNAFIVSVALLLVGTLGGGYTAYRLGTQPEEQTTQTSEAPTTEAQESPIAQMNNDAVNTDAGASGASGDTTTAVEPQNGNSDQAANLAPNESTTIPDPNAAGRPGKNPDTADTQGNGASGSGNGMAVSGGAAAGNGGSADNVPAAAQNDASGQGSTLPNGSNQPAGQASASQGAFVQSKELPSGKSPTLNTANPTSATNPSGDQPAPGATSAGSDASSSNAGSDSMNSSGSSAAGDTQANAASTAGSGDAAGGKLLFTGAKNPAVNCAVCHGAGGKGGVGANLTTADGPKSWDETQFMAALRQGQAPDHTLNATMPRFTKEQLSDGDINDIHAFIKTLP
- a CDS encoding alpha/beta hydrolase; amino-acid sequence: MKRRFLALPLLVAGLLITACNPAATLNRTTSLSGLNVTRNLHYGPDPRNVLDIYAPAQASQRPVVLFIHGGSWTSGDKNEYVFAGDSLARAGYVTAVMSYRLAPQHPYPDYIQDAAQALKWLQDNAAGYGGNGRDLYVVGHSAGAFNAAEVVDNARWLNEVGVPINTVHGVVGIAGPYDYDFRQYPSKNAFPVGSDPAEILPSRHLRPDAPPHLLLVAAGDTTVDPSNGEKMRAALQAAGVPVTYTVLPGLNHVTIVAALARNLTFLGGTRQAVLDFLAAQERR
- a CDS encoding TetR family transcriptional regulator, whose product is MARRVDPVQERLRRAALEQAAYQAIFDYGFANVTLADIALRAGVSKGTLVYHFGSKEELLAAVMRRFVRTVSAATRRALRLAPTPEAKLRAYVDNQFYGIVNTRRFYTVSLDLLSAAARDEALMAVQRQFVAANLSLDAELARLGTPGGPAETEARAWQLRALVDGLSMRFLSDAEPDLQHYRRVCLMGLRAVLWPRSDGVQEGQSAPDRVLG